A single Eremothecium sinecaudum strain ATCC 58844 chromosome VIII, complete sequence DNA region contains:
- a CDS encoding tropomyosin (Syntenic homolog of Ashbya gossypii AER424C; Syntenic homolog of Saccharomyces cerevisiae YNL079C (TPM1) and YIL138C (TPM2); 1-intron in Ashbya gossypii), producing the protein MEKIREKLTTLKAEAEQWQDKYEELKTEKKQLEEENIEMENQIKSLTVKNEHLEEELEKLEAQLNEHKQLAEDSTNLRSHNENFTKKNQQLEEELEESDTKLKETLELLRETDLKSEQLERKVVSLENEVQDWEAKYEELQTKYSFAKDELEEITASLENL; encoded by the exons ATGGAGAAGATTAGAGAG AAATTGACCACTTTGAAGGCCGAGGCCGAGCAATGGCAAGATAAGTACGAGGAATTGAAGACCGAGAAGAAGCAATTAGAGGAGGAGAACATTGAAATGGAAAACCAGATCAAGTCTTTGACTGTTAAAAATGAGCATTTAGAAGAGGAACTAGAGAAGTTGGAGGCTCAATTAAACGAACACAAACAGTTAGCTGAAGATTCTACGAATTTGCGTTCTCATAATGAGAACTTCACCAAGAAAAACCAACAGTTGGAGGAGGAACTGGAGGAAAGTGACACAAAGTTAAAGGAGACTTTGGAGTTGTTGAGAGAGACCGATTTGAAGTCCGAACAATTGGAAAGAAAGGTTGTTTCTCTAGAAAACGAAGTCCAGGATTGGGAAGCTAAGTATGAGGAGTTACAGACCAAGTACAGCTTTGCAAAGGACGAGTTGGAGGAAATTACTGCTTCTTTGGAGAACTTGTGA
- the EOS1 gene encoding Eos1p (Syntenic homolog of Ashbya gossypii AER423C; Syntenic homolog of Saccharomyces cerevisiae YNL080C (EOS1)) — protein MATEPNDVITSSHDTNHVAEIASSRHTSTDIHQYNHHQSGSDTGMDSLKINTGLNTPDINSSHSLPTGSSYGTLRTFGLSHLTAKQHFLIAICRDMSLLPPMYSLFCAFKMAWRLPSYPHKDLLHSLPLANSIHSMWNNNVIRNLRQHASEAVATPAQAVISRGEDIQDYFWLLNAMGKMGCSEYLLCAMWCVVSMYLTYAILDSLMIRWIVKYSTFGAIVRMFSMSMIIITVELLLLSSLSPDKDYYLHSWILISCTLTGAYIWQSFLTSNLNCVDKDASMLASTSSAPSTKSVPSNPSSVDSLNSVQTPNSVQSYVISSTKKRHKKGRKFDFEFSKKRSIDLYNITVFCVVPVGMASFITMLGLLRKLVIYRLDVEQLGRLLKELYLP, from the coding sequence ATGGCAACTGAACCTAACGATGTCATTACTTCTTCCCATGACACTAACCATGTGGCAGAGATAGCTTCCTCACGTCATACATCCACCGACATACATCAATACAATCACCACCAATCAGGATCTGATACTGGAATGGACTCCCTAAAAATAAATACCGGTTTAAATACCCCTGATATAAACTCCTCTCATTCTTTACCAACTGGCTCGTCGTATGGTACATTACGTACATTTGGCCTTTCTCACCTTACAGCGAAACAGCATTTTCTAATTGCGATATGCAGAGACATGTCACTTCTGCCTCCAATGTACTCACTTTTCTGTGCTTTTAAAATGGCATGGCGCTTGCCTTCCTATCCTCATAAAGATTTGTTACACTCGCTCCCACTGGCAAATTCAATCCATAGTATGTGGAATAATAATGTTATAAGGAATCTCCGTCAGCACGCTAGCGAGGCAGTGGCTACTCCTGCCCAGGCTGTGATATCACGAGGGGAAGATATACAAGATTATTTCTGGCTACTGAATGCTATGGGTAAAATGGGGTGCTCGGAATATCTGCTTTGTGCGATGTGGTGCGTCGTATCAATGTATCTTACTTATGCCATTCTCGACTCGCTCATGATTCGCTGGATTGTAAAGTACTCTACATTTGGTGCTATTGTTCGCATGTTTTCTATGTCTATGATTATAATAACTGTTGAGTTACTCCTGTTATCCTCTTTATCTCCTGATAAAGATTACTATCTTCATTCTTGGATTCTTATCAGCTGTACTCTCACAGGAGCCTACATCTGGCAGAGTTTTCTAACCTCTAATTTGAACTGCGTAGATAAGGACGCTTCAATGCTGGCATCTACGTCCTCTGCGCCATCAACCAAGTCCGTACCATCGAATCCTTCATCGGTTGACAGCTTAAATTCAGTCCAAACTCCCAATTCTGTTCAGTCCTATGTGATCTCCAGTACTAAGAAAAGACACAAAAAAGGAAGAAAGTTCGACTTCGAATTTTCCAAGAAAAGATCTATTGACCTGTACAACATTACTGTCTTCTGTGTTGTTCCCGTTGGGATGGCAAGTTTTATAACTATGCTTGGTCTTCTACGAAAGCTTGTCATATATAGATTGGATGTGGAACAGCTGGGAAGACTCCTGAAAGAACTGTATTTACCATAA
- the SWS2 gene encoding mitochondrial 37S ribosomal protein uS13m (Syntenic homolog of Ashbya gossypii AER422C; Syntenic homolog of Saccharomyces cerevisiae YNL081C (SWS2)): MAVNILGKAFKGKEVVRIALASKFYGIGLKTSEQLCSKLGFFPWMRMNQLTEPNIMSIASELSNMTIEGSAKAIVKENIALKRRIGSYQGLRHAQGLPVHGQKTRSNAKTAKKLNRLDRKL; encoded by the coding sequence ATGGCTGTTAATATCTTAGGAAAAGCTTTCAAAGGCAAAGAAGTCGTGAGAATTGCTTTAGCTTCGAAATTTTATGGCATCGGTCTAAAAACCTCCGAACAACTATGTTCAAAGTTAGGTTTCTTCCCTTGGATGAGGATGAATCAACTTACTGAGCCAAATATTATGTCTATTGCCAGTGAATTGTCGAATATGACTATTGAGGGCAGTGCAAAGGCTATAGTTAAGGAAAATATTGCATTGAAGAGGAGAATTGGATCTTACCAAGGTCTAAGACATGCTCAAGGACTACCTGTTCATGGTCAAAAGACTAGATCTAATGCAAAGACTGCAAAGAAATTGAACAGGCTAGATAGGAAACTATAG
- the PMS1 gene encoding ATP-binding mismatch repair protein (Syntenic homolog of Ashbya gossypii AER421W; Syntenic homolog of Saccharomyces cerevisiae YNL082W (PMS1)) has protein sequence MSVSIAAISSEDVHLITSGQVITDLVTAVKELVDNSLDAGATTIDLTFKNYGLEFIECADNGDGISEDNFEYLALKHHTSKIKDFEDVSCITTFGFRGEALSSLCAMASLTVITTQKGPKAYKLEFASNGALKKKTVISRNKGTTVQLKHLFNHLPVRKKEFVKNCRRQFTKCITLLQSYAIISTNCKISVWNHTTSGNKKSLILSTPANSDMSKNIVAVFGSDGLHGTQLISLDLDLNEYKDLMVRKYQDDPDWMNTDYKISITGYISKPSCGCGRLSKDRQFLYVNKRPVEYPQLLKCINMTYRNFNNVQYPVVLLNFELSPEMVDVNVTPDKRTVMLHNEEYVITCLATTLDKHFNSQELELPKSGLINSQPDEGLEPAYKKLKIELEKSIQNTDEEEQETFAPVAPVETASHEYAVEATHDNSSKHDDELKDIESANGNINRSQNMELDHSPVAMQDISEDNDDNKADKEDRSIMQENSHPLKSGEAILDSYIHTQEEPYNSGSKNNSEQTEPLIIRIGDVEILESTKRSKDNNLLFINNAGNAEEDIEVHAESGQESIVTNDGEAISDTYNESSDEILPLKNRRLEIQPKESSPNVISSERKELSSLSKSHTHNLETAATIELQLLKRSLEKIDSLLQSPDHTTSFLKNETFEDVLNAERFLTLSVCKKDFKKMKVVGQFNLGFIIVTRRLQGKHDLFIVDQHASDEKYNFETLKNTTTFKSQLLLKPEPIEMSVIDELIVIDNLEVFNRNGFKFKINETRAQGSRVELISFPTSKRTQFDLNDFHEILRLLKEYDGINRNSIKCSKIRAMFAMRACRMSIMIGKPLSLKTMTSVVRNLGELEKPWNCPHGRPTLRHLMELKDWKSFQDDYQL, from the coding sequence ATGTCAGTAAGTATTGCTGCAATATCGTCAGAGGATGTGCATTTGATCACTTCGGGTCAGGTTATAACTGATTTGGTTACTGCAGTTAAGGAGTTGGTTGACAACAGCTTGGATGCGGGTGCAACCACTATTGATTTAACATTCAAGAACTATGGTTTAGAGTTTATTGAATGTGCTGATAATGGCGATGGTATATCTGAAGATAACTTTGAATATTTGGCTCTCAAACATCATACTTCCAAGATTAaagattttgaagatgtttCTTGCATCACAACTTTTGGTTTCAGAGGTGAAGCGTTATCCTCACTCTGTGCAATGGCCAGTCTAACCGTAATAACTACTCAAAAGGGTCCTAAAGCTTATAAACTTGAGTTTGCTTCTAATGGCgctttgaagaagaagaccGTCATATCAAGGAATAAAGGAACGACTGTTCAATTGAAGCACTTATTTAACCATTTGCCGGTAAGGAAAAAAGAATTCGTTAAGAACTGTAGAAGACAGTTTACAAAGTGTATAACGTTGTTGCAAAGCTATGCGATTATTAGCACTAACTGCAAGATATCTGTATGGAATCACACAACTAGTGGAAACAAAAAATCCTTGATATTATCCACTCCTGCTAATAGCGATATGTCTAAAAACATTGTAGCAGTATTTGGCTCTGATGGTTTGCATGGAACACAGCTAATATCCTTGGACTTGGATCTTAATGAGTACAAAGACCTTATGGTTCGAAAGTACCAAGATGACCCGGATTGGATGAATACTGACTATAAAATATCCATAACTGGATATATTTCCAAACCATCTTGTGGATGCGGTCGCTTATCCAAAGACAGGCAATTCCTTTATGTCAATAAGAGACCGGTAGAGTATCCTCAATTACTAAAATGTATCAATATGACATATAGAAATTTCAACAACGTACAATATCCTGTTGTATTATTAAATTTTGAGCTATCGCCAGAGATGGTTGATGTTAATGTTACTCCAGATAAAAGGACGGTAATGCTTCATAATGAGGAATATGTTATAACATGCTTAGCTACTACATTGGATAAGCATTTCAATTCCCAAGAACTAGAACTGCCGAAATCTGGTTTAATAAACTCTCAACCTGATGAAGGTTTGGAACCAGCATATAAGAAATTAAAAATTGAGTTGGAAAAGTCTATTCAAAACACGGACGAGGAGGAGCAAGAAACTTTTGCTCCCGTTGCTCCCGTTGAAACTGCTAGCCACGAGTATGCCGTTGAAGCTACGCATGATAATAGCAGCAAACATGATGATGAACTAAAAGATATTGAATCTGCCAATGGGAACATCAACAGATCTCAAAATATGGAATTAGATCATTCACCTGTAGCTATGCAAGATATAAGCGAAgataatgatgataataaagCAGATAAGGAGGATCGATCAATCATGCAAGAAAATAGTCATCCACTCAAATCGGGTGAAGCTATATTAGATTCTTACATCCATACACAAGAGGAGCCTTATAATTCAGGATCAAAAAACAACAGCGAACAAACAGAGCCATTGATTATTCGTATTGGTGATGTTGAAATTCTGGAATCCACGAAGAGAAGTAAAGATAACAATTTACTATTTATAAATAACGCTGGAAATGCTGAGGAGGATATTGAAGTGCACGCAGAATCCGGACAGGAATCAATTGTTACAAATGACGGTGAGGCCATTTCCGACACATATAACGAATCTAGTGATGAGATATTACCATTAAAAAATAGGCGGCTAGAAATCCAGCCTAAAGAGAGTAGCCCCAATGTAATTTCATCAGAACGAAAAGAATTAAGCTCACTTTCCAAATCACATACGCATAATTTAGAAACTGCAGCCACTATTGAACTTCAACTACTAAAACGAAGTTTAGAGAAAATAGACTCACTACTACAGTCTCCAGACCATACAACCAGTTTTTTGAAGAACGAAACATTTGAAGATGTCTTAAATGCTGAACGGTTCCTAACATTATCTGTCTGTAAAAAGGACTTTAAGAAAATGAAAGTAGTAGGCCAGTTCAATCTAGGTTTCATTATTGTAACACGTCGATTGCAGGGAAAGCATGATCTCTTCATAGTTGACCAGCATGCTAGTGATGAAAAGTATAATTTTGAGACTCTCAAAAATACTACAACATTTAAATCACAACTTCTACTAAAGCCTGAGCCGATAGAAATGAGTGTCATCGATGAACTTATTGTAATTGATAACTTGGAAGTATTTAACCGTAATGGGTTCAAGTTCAAAATTAATGAGACTCGCGCTCAAGGTAGTAGGGTTGAATTAATTAGCTTCCCAACATCAAAGCGTACGCAATTTGATTTAAATGATTTCCATGAAATACTACGCCTATTAAAGGAGTATGATGGTATAAACAGGAATAGTATAAAATGCTCCAAAATTAGGGCGATGTTTGCGATGAGGGCATGTAGAATGAGTATCATGATTGGTAAACCATTATCATTAAAGACAATGACCTCTGTTGTTCGCAATCTAGGCGAGCTTGAAAAACCCTGGAACTGTCCTCACGGCAGACCAACACTAAGACACCTTATGGAATTAAAAGACTGGAAATCATTTCAGGATGACTATCAACTATGA